A single genomic interval of Streptomyces sp. NBC_00663 harbors:
- a CDS encoding ATP-binding SpoIIE family protein phosphatase — protein sequence MSRVWDVPVPETTRVRDVRVAAESACATAGLDARSTAAAALVATELATNLVKHASGGRIVINLTGPADTLAPAATRVQITSLDHGPGIADLAAALRDGYTTATSSLGAGLGTCRRLSDDFDLHSRSGTGTVAVARIGPAGSAQTSRSRPAPAGQGARAGGINAPLAHADYSGDAFSWVRSGPRITLMLADGLGHGAKAAEASAAAVAELHRRPDLPPADILRRLHTALRKTRGAAVGVAQLDEDTRRLSFAGVGNIGARLRADGAWRPLVSHPGIVGAHFPATVPRHESGWRPDSLLILHSDGLPSRWTPPDDARLPAHDPAVTAAVVLRDGSSAARPLRDDTTVAVLAPDLDGRP from the coding sequence GTGAGCAGGGTCTGGGACGTGCCCGTCCCCGAAACCACCCGAGTCCGGGACGTCCGGGTCGCGGCCGAGAGCGCCTGCGCCACGGCCGGACTGGACGCACGCTCCACGGCCGCCGCGGCGCTCGTGGCCACCGAACTGGCGACCAACCTCGTCAAGCACGCCAGCGGCGGCCGCATCGTGATCAACCTGACCGGTCCCGCCGACACCCTCGCCCCTGCCGCGACCCGGGTGCAGATCACCTCGCTCGACCACGGGCCGGGCATCGCCGACCTCGCCGCGGCCCTGCGCGACGGCTACACCACCGCCACCTCTTCCCTGGGCGCGGGCCTGGGGACCTGCCGCCGGCTGTCGGACGACTTCGACCTGCACAGCCGCAGCGGAACGGGCACCGTCGCCGTGGCGCGGATCGGCCCGGCCGGGTCCGCGCAGACCTCCCGCTCGCGTCCGGCCCCCGCCGGACAGGGCGCCCGGGCAGGCGGCATCAACGCCCCCCTCGCCCACGCCGATTACTCGGGGGACGCCTTCAGCTGGGTGCGCTCCGGCCCACGGATCACCCTGATGCTCGCCGACGGGCTAGGCCACGGCGCCAAGGCGGCCGAGGCGTCCGCCGCCGCCGTCGCGGAGCTGCACCGGCGGCCCGACCTGCCCCCGGCCGACATCCTGCGCCGGCTGCACACCGCGTTGCGCAAAACCCGCGGCGCGGCCGTCGGAGTCGCCCAGCTCGACGAGGACACGCGGCGGCTGTCGTTCGCCGGCGTCGGCAACATCGGCGCGAGGCTCCGCGCCGACGGGGCGTGGCGGCCCCTCGTCTCACACCCCGGCATCGTCGGAGCGCACTTCCCCGCCACCGTGCCCCGGCACGAATCGGGCTGGCGGCCGGACAGCCTGCTCATCCTGCACAGCGACGGACTGCCCAGCCGCTGGACACCTCCGGACGACGCCCGCCTGCCGGCCCACGACCCGGCCGTGACGGCCGCCGTCGTCCTACGGGACGGGAGCAGCGCCGCGCGCCCCCTGCGCGACGACACCACCGTGGCCGTACTCGCCCCCGACCTGGACGGACGTCCATGA
- a CDS encoding PP2C family protein-serine/threonine phosphatase, which produces MTATPNAWKITSVADVAEARAALDRVVTAAAVPPLERARFLASLTARLRRCLDRPGAWELVSHIRQAAEGRAGRLDITLRPVATTRPDLADEPTLTCPLPEPADDVPDADVGLPLALLHADENTAAVLSLFDEQERLLQMHREELHQTNQGVLALHTDLEAASRAQRELLEAERAARAEAERARRLLTFLTDASAAITASLNPAAILRSLADLLVPDYAEHLDVWLFDEEQEQNGEERPQPVRQHAAAAVTAARTGRPQHAAAHPGALPGVDDLPPSVLFPDRALLAIPLAARRLLGVLTLTAPGPRFDPDTSVMLVELARRVGVALDNARRYEQYRDTAEALQRAQLTQLPAPSGLLLAARYLPATRGLNIGGDWYDAFLQPDGSLLAAIGDVTGHGLHAAVVMGQLRTALRAYAVENDSPGEILTRLHRMLSHLQPELYATAMIARFRPGEPEVVWSSAGHPPAVVRGPDGSVRVLETRPGVMLGIPMPFVYTDHRVDLPAGSSLVLYTDGLVERRARGIDAGIERLGQALGALSTPELEQNPEAAADALLKPLLHDSERDDDICLLLCHTVPPGQG; this is translated from the coding sequence ATGACCGCGACTCCGAACGCCTGGAAGATCACGTCGGTCGCCGACGTGGCCGAGGCCAGAGCCGCCCTCGACCGCGTCGTCACCGCCGCCGCGGTCCCGCCGCTGGAACGCGCCCGCTTCCTCGCCTCGCTGACGGCGCGGCTGCGCCGCTGCCTCGACCGGCCCGGCGCGTGGGAACTCGTGTCGCACATCCGGCAGGCCGCCGAGGGACGGGCCGGACGGCTCGACATCACCCTGCGACCGGTCGCCACGACCCGCCCTGACCTCGCGGACGAACCCACCCTCACCTGCCCGCTGCCGGAGCCTGCCGACGACGTCCCCGACGCGGACGTGGGGCTGCCGCTGGCCCTGCTGCACGCCGACGAGAACACGGCGGCCGTGCTGAGCCTGTTCGACGAGCAGGAACGCCTGCTCCAGATGCACCGCGAGGAGCTGCACCAGACCAACCAGGGCGTTCTGGCCCTGCACACCGACCTGGAAGCAGCCTCCCGGGCCCAGCGCGAGCTCCTGGAGGCGGAGCGGGCCGCCCGTGCCGAGGCGGAGCGGGCCCGCCGTCTGCTGACCTTCCTGACGGACGCCAGCGCCGCCATCACGGCCTCCCTCAACCCCGCGGCCATCCTGCGCAGCCTCGCCGACCTGCTCGTACCGGACTACGCGGAACACCTCGACGTATGGCTCTTCGACGAGGAACAGGAACAGAACGGCGAGGAGCGCCCCCAGCCGGTACGGCAGCACGCGGCGGCCGCGGTGACCGCGGCCCGCACCGGCCGACCGCAGCACGCCGCCGCCCACCCCGGCGCCCTGCCCGGGGTGGACGACCTCCCGCCCTCCGTCCTGTTCCCGGACCGGGCGCTGCTGGCCATCCCGCTCGCGGCCCGGCGCCTGCTCGGCGTCCTCACCCTCACCGCCCCCGGCCCCCGCTTCGACCCGGACACCAGCGTGATGCTGGTCGAACTCGCCCGCCGCGTCGGTGTCGCCCTGGACAACGCCCGCCGTTACGAGCAGTACCGGGACACCGCCGAAGCCCTCCAGCGCGCCCAGCTCACCCAACTGCCCGCACCGTCCGGTCTGCTGCTGGCCGCGCGCTACCTTCCCGCCACCCGGGGCCTGAACATCGGCGGTGACTGGTACGACGCCTTCCTCCAGCCCGACGGCAGCCTGCTCGCCGCCATCGGCGACGTGACGGGCCACGGTCTGCACGCCGCCGTCGTCATGGGGCAGCTGCGCACCGCACTGCGCGCCTACGCGGTGGAGAACGACAGCCCCGGAGAGATCCTCACCCGGCTGCACCGCATGCTGAGCCATCTGCAACCGGAGCTGTACGCCACCGCGATGATCGCCCGGTTCAGGCCCGGCGAACCGGAAGTCGTCTGGTCCTCGGCCGGCCACCCGCCCGCCGTGGTGCGCGGCCCGGACGGCTCGGTCCGCGTGCTGGAGACCAGGCCCGGCGTGATGCTGGGCATCCCCATGCCGTTCGTGTACACCGACCACCGCGTCGACCTGCCCGCCGGATCCTCCCTGGTGCTGTACACCGACGGCCTGGTCGAGCGCCGGGCGCGAGGCATCGACGCGGGCATCGAGCGCCTCGGCCAGGCCCTTGGCGCCCTGAGCACGCCGGAACTGGAGCAGAACCCGGAGGCCGCGGCGGACGCCCTGCTCAAGCCCCTGCTGCACGACTCCGAACGCGACGACGACATCTGCCTGCTGCTGTGCCACACCGTGCCCCCCGGCCAGGGGTGA
- a CDS encoding PP2C family protein-serine/threonine phosphatase, whose amino-acid sequence MDAAEPLPSVEARLREAAPHRLVATARRVLAERVGAGEVTLLLADYGLSVLRPVSHLPDTGTPVSAHDGPQGRAFRDQSPVIEVLRSPAGHAVHLPVTVRGDRLGVLTVRLPAEAAVPDIVLQLGDFATALGHEVATAGRDTDLFLLARRTRRLTLAAEMQWQLLPGRGCARDEFTVGAHLEPAYAIGGDNFDWSAGADRLVLTVTDGMGHGIEASLLTSLTVAALRNARRAGVSLADQASLADQAVYSEYGGTKYASTLLLEFDLATGTVHAVDAGSPQLFCQREGRTEQVELEAQLPLGMFEESVYDEQTFQAEPGDRLIVVSTGVHATRSASGVVFGEQVLRQVLSATRDAAAHETARAVVAGLIEHHGSSELASDAAVVCLDWKGRPR is encoded by the coding sequence GTGGATGCCGCTGAACCACTTCCCTCGGTGGAGGCCCGGCTGCGCGAGGCCGCCCCCCACCGGCTGGTCGCCACCGCGCGCCGTGTCCTCGCCGAGCGGGTGGGGGCGGGGGAGGTGACCCTCCTCCTCGCCGACTACGGGCTCTCCGTCCTACGGCCGGTGTCCCATCTGCCGGACACCGGTACGCCGGTCTCCGCCCATGACGGACCGCAGGGCAGGGCGTTCCGCGACCAGAGTCCGGTGATCGAGGTCCTCCGCAGCCCGGCCGGCCATGCGGTGCATCTGCCCGTCACGGTGCGCGGCGACCGCCTGGGCGTCCTGACGGTCCGGCTCCCCGCGGAGGCCGCCGTCCCCGACATCGTGCTCCAGCTCGGCGACTTCGCCACGGCGCTCGGCCACGAGGTCGCCACCGCCGGACGCGACACCGACCTTTTCCTCCTGGCCCGCCGCACCCGCCGTCTCACGCTGGCCGCGGAGATGCAGTGGCAGCTCCTGCCCGGGCGCGGCTGTGCCCGTGACGAGTTCACCGTGGGCGCCCACCTGGAGCCCGCGTACGCCATCGGCGGCGACAACTTCGACTGGTCCGCGGGCGCCGACCGGCTCGTCCTCACCGTCACGGACGGCATGGGACACGGTATCGAGGCGTCCCTGCTCACCAGCCTCACGGTCGCCGCCCTGCGCAACGCCCGCCGCGCCGGAGTGTCACTGGCCGATCAGGCGAGCCTCGCCGACCAGGCCGTCTACTCCGAGTACGGCGGGACGAAGTACGCCTCCACGCTGCTGCTGGAGTTCGACCTGGCCACCGGCACGGTCCACGCGGTGGACGCGGGATCTCCCCAGCTGTTCTGCCAGCGTGAGGGGCGCACCGAGCAGGTCGAGCTGGAGGCACAGCTGCCGTTGGGGATGTTCGAGGAGAGCGTCTACGACGAGCAGACGTTCCAGGCCGAGCCCGGCGACCGCCTCATCGTGGTCAGCACCGGTGTGCACGCCACGCGCTCCGCCTCGGGCGTGGTCTTCGGCGAGCAGGTCCTGCGCCAGGTGCTGAGCGCGACCCGCGACGCTGCGGCGCACGAGACCGCCCGCGCGGTCGTCGCCGGGTTGATCGAGCACCACGGCAGCAGCGAGCTGGCGTCGGACGCGGCCGTCGTATGCCTCGACTGGAAGGGCCGGCCGCGCTGA
- a CDS encoding MarR family winged helix-turn-helix transcriptional regulator, protein MSRLSGFGHDRPDGAGGPGEGSLSLAREMSDAVDGLSHLWSAAGQKANLRLSPHQLRALRILESGPGLNLTALAEGMDIGLPTASRLCDRLEAAGLLERVLHPHRRREVQLHLTGRGRQVLVEVASRRTHALAVVLATMDPAEREALSQGLRAFLTAQEGGHHGTTGPRDPHQ, encoded by the coding sequence GTGAGTCGGCTCAGCGGCTTCGGGCACGACAGGCCGGACGGCGCGGGCGGTCCGGGCGAGGGCTCGCTGTCCCTCGCCCGGGAGATGTCCGATGCCGTGGACGGGCTGTCGCACCTGTGGTCGGCGGCCGGACAGAAGGCGAACCTGAGGCTGTCGCCGCACCAGTTGCGGGCCTTGCGGATTCTGGAGTCGGGACCGGGACTCAACCTCACCGCCCTGGCGGAGGGCATGGACATAGGGCTGCCGACCGCGAGCCGGCTGTGCGACCGCCTGGAGGCGGCGGGCCTGCTGGAGCGTGTGCTGCACCCGCACAGGAGACGTGAGGTACAGCTCCACCTCACCGGCCGCGGCCGGCAGGTGCTGGTCGAGGTGGCCTCGCGCAGAACGCACGCGCTCGCCGTCGTGCTCGCGACGATGGACCCGGCCGAGCGTGAGGCGTTGAGCCAGGGCTTGCGCGCCTTCCTGACCGCTCAGGAAGGCGGTCACCACGGCACCACCGGGCCCCGGGACCCCCACCAGTGA
- a CDS encoding ATP-binding protein, whose protein sequence is MPDEALAELVVALDGAVGCIADARACAVEFLTRARSEHGLSVSARAMDLAQLVVSELVTNALKYAPGPVLLELRVADGAVEITVWDTDPTLPTARATDAGRVGQHGLEIVMAVAHGFEAHREPVGKRITARLALLDRPLPGLDT, encoded by the coding sequence ATGCCGGACGAAGCACTGGCCGAGCTGGTCGTGGCCCTGGACGGGGCGGTCGGCTGCATCGCCGACGCGCGGGCCTGCGCGGTGGAGTTCTTGACCCGGGCCCGGTCCGAGCACGGGCTGTCCGTGTCGGCACGCGCCATGGACCTGGCGCAGCTGGTGGTCAGCGAGCTGGTCACCAACGCCCTCAAGTACGCGCCCGGGCCGGTCCTGCTGGAGCTGCGCGTCGCCGACGGCGCGGTGGAGATCACGGTGTGGGACACCGATCCGACCCTTCCGACGGCTCGGGCCACCGACGCCGGCCGCGTGGGACAGCACGGGCTGGAGATCGTCATGGCCGTGGCCCACGGTTTCGAGGCGCACCGGGAGCCCGTCGGCAAACGGATCACCGCGCGGCTCGCCCTGCTGGACCGTCCGCTGCCGGGCCTGGACACCTGA
- a CDS encoding HAMP domain-containing protein: MTGKTIEAVERAPGEQELRQLLAGLTAVRDGDFGTRLPSDGEGLLGDIATVFNGMVDQLSLFTSEVTRVAREVGTEGTLGGQAEVPGVSGTWADLTDSVNAMAGNLTTQVRDIAQVATAVAKGDLSQKIDVPARGEILQLKETVNTMVDQLSAFADEVTRVAREVGSEGRLGGQAQVPGVGGVWRDLTDSVNFMAGNLTAQVRNVAQVTTAVAQGDLSQKITVDARGEILELKNTINTMVDQLSAFADEVTRVAREVGTEGRLGGQADVKGVKGTWRDLTDSVNFMGGNLTAQVRNVAQVATAVAQGDLSQKITVDARGEILELKNTINTMVDQLSAFADEVTRVAREVGTEGNLGGQAIVRGVSGTWKDLTDNVNVMASNLTGQVRSIAQVATAVARGDLSQRITVEAKGEVAALADVINTMVDTLSAFADEVTRVAREVGTEGRLGGQAHVPNVAGTWKDLTDNVNSMANNLTGQVRNIALVTTAVANGDLSKKIDVDARGEILELKTTINTMVDQLSSFAAEVTRVAREVGSEGRLGGQAEVEGVEGTWKRLTENVNELAGNLTRQVRAIAEVTSAVAEGDLTRSITVEASGEVADLKDNINSMVESLRETTRANQEQDWLKTNLARISGLMQGHRELPVVAELIMDELAPLVAAQYGAFYLAEDTERGHELRLVGSYGWPDDAERPVRIPVGRSLVGQAARNHRAITVEELPPGYVTISSGLGRTAPSALVVLPIVVEDQVLGVIELASVTSFTQIHQDFLTQLMPTIGVNLNTIVANARTDELLDESQRLTAELQSRSEELQIQQDELQRSNAELEEKASLLATQNRDIEAKNLEIEQARQELETRAQELALASKYKSEFLANMSHELRTPLNSLLILAQLLAQNPSRNLTQKQVEYAGIIHSAGSDLLQLINDILDLSKVEAGKMDVTPERVPLRQLLEYVEATFRPMTTQKSLDFAVATGPGTPADLLTDDSRLRQILRNLLSNAVKFTEQGGVELRIEPAADREVPVGVLRGGPVVAFRVKDTGIGIPQQQLETIFGAFQQADGTTSRKYGGTGLGLSITREIAHLLGGAVTVDSTPGQGSTFTLYLPVARADFEDLLSSGRPREHADDTAGSPTPIGSAAAPERRRRRLLVVEERLRGLLTLVAERAAADIAHNPDDPRGTIDIITAVGAQEAAAALAAEPCHCVVLELGLPDGEGAQLLEAMRGDSALNSVPVLVHTSQRVDLTREKSLRARAAGRPLAFLSSLDELREQITLQLSAEEPGDVLPLVRSDVPQQPLEPVLDDTLLGRTVLVVDDDARNLFALSGVLEMHGFQVLHADNGRKGIEMLLAHPEISLVLMDVMMPELDGYAATAEIRQMPRYADLPIIAVTAKAMPGDQEKSLASGANDYVTKPVDSDDLIGRVRRWLPA; this comes from the coding sequence ATGACCGGCAAGACGATCGAGGCCGTGGAGCGGGCTCCGGGCGAGCAGGAGCTACGGCAACTGCTGGCGGGCCTGACCGCCGTCCGCGACGGCGACTTCGGCACCCGGCTGCCGTCCGACGGCGAGGGCCTGCTCGGTGACATCGCCACGGTGTTCAACGGCATGGTGGACCAGTTGTCGCTGTTCACCTCCGAAGTCACGCGCGTGGCACGCGAGGTGGGCACCGAGGGCACCCTGGGCGGCCAGGCCGAGGTGCCGGGCGTGTCGGGCACCTGGGCCGACCTGACGGACTCGGTCAACGCCATGGCGGGCAACCTCACCACGCAGGTGCGTGACATCGCCCAGGTGGCGACCGCGGTGGCCAAGGGCGACCTCTCGCAGAAGATCGACGTGCCCGCACGCGGCGAGATCCTCCAGCTGAAGGAGACCGTCAACACCATGGTCGATCAGCTGTCCGCGTTCGCCGACGAGGTCACCCGGGTCGCCCGAGAGGTCGGCAGCGAGGGCCGGCTCGGCGGCCAGGCCCAGGTGCCCGGCGTCGGGGGTGTCTGGCGGGACCTGACCGACTCCGTGAACTTCATGGCGGGCAACCTCACCGCGCAGGTCCGCAATGTCGCCCAGGTGACGACCGCGGTGGCGCAGGGTGACCTCTCGCAGAAGATCACGGTCGACGCCCGGGGCGAGATCCTCGAACTCAAGAACACGATCAACACGATGGTGGACCAGTTGTCCGCGTTCGCCGACGAGGTCACCCGGGTCGCCCGCGAGGTCGGCACCGAGGGCCGGCTGGGCGGACAGGCGGACGTCAAGGGCGTCAAGGGCACCTGGCGGGACCTGACCGACTCCGTGAACTTCATGGGAGGCAATCTCACCGCGCAGGTCCGCAATGTGGCCCAGGTGGCCACCGCGGTGGCGCAGGGTGACCTCTCGCAGAAGATCACGGTCGACGCCCGGGGCGAGATCCTCGAACTCAAGAACACCATCAATACGATGGTGGACCAGTTGTCTGCGTTCGCCGACGAGGTCACCCGGGTCGCCCGCGAGGTCGGCACCGAGGGCAACCTGGGCGGTCAGGCGATCGTGCGGGGCGTGTCGGGCACCTGGAAGGACCTCACCGACAACGTCAACGTGATGGCGTCGAACCTGACCGGGCAGGTCCGTTCGATCGCCCAGGTCGCCACCGCCGTGGCCCGCGGCGACCTCTCGCAGAGGATCACGGTGGAGGCCAAGGGCGAGGTCGCCGCCCTGGCGGACGTCATCAACACCATGGTCGACACGCTCTCCGCGTTCGCCGACGAGGTCACCCGCGTGGCCCGCGAGGTCGGCACCGAGGGCCGGCTCGGCGGTCAGGCGCATGTGCCCAACGTGGCCGGCACCTGGAAGGACCTGACGGACAACGTCAACTCCATGGCCAACAACCTCACCGGGCAGGTCCGCAACATCGCCCTGGTGACGACCGCGGTCGCCAACGGTGACCTGTCGAAGAAGATCGACGTCGACGCCCGGGGCGAGATCCTGGAGCTGAAGACCACCATCAACACGATGGTCGACCAGCTGTCGTCGTTCGCCGCCGAGGTCACCCGCGTCGCCCGTGAGGTGGGCAGCGAGGGCCGGCTGGGCGGCCAGGCCGAGGTCGAGGGCGTCGAGGGCACCTGGAAGCGGCTCACGGAGAACGTCAACGAACTGGCCGGGAACCTCACCCGGCAGGTCCGCGCCATCGCCGAGGTCACCAGCGCGGTGGCTGAGGGCGACCTGACCCGCTCCATCACCGTGGAGGCCTCCGGCGAGGTCGCCGACCTCAAGGACAACATCAACTCCATGGTGGAGTCCCTGCGCGAGACCACCCGGGCCAATCAGGAGCAGGACTGGCTCAAGACCAACCTCGCCCGGATCTCGGGCCTGATGCAGGGCCACCGCGAGCTGCCGGTCGTCGCCGAGCTGATCATGGACGAGCTCGCACCGCTCGTCGCCGCCCAGTACGGCGCCTTCTACCTCGCGGAGGACACCGAACGCGGACACGAGCTGCGGCTGGTGGGTTCGTACGGCTGGCCCGACGACGCCGAGCGGCCCGTGCGCATCCCCGTCGGGCGCTCCCTGGTCGGGCAGGCGGCCCGCAACCACCGGGCCATCACGGTGGAGGAACTGCCGCCGGGTTACGTCACCATTTCCTCCGGCCTCGGCCGGACCGCGCCCAGCGCCCTGGTGGTGCTGCCGATCGTGGTGGAGGACCAGGTCCTCGGCGTCATCGAGCTGGCCTCCGTCACCTCCTTCACCCAGATCCACCAGGACTTCCTGACCCAGCTGATGCCCACCATCGGCGTCAACCTCAACACCATCGTCGCCAACGCCCGCACCGACGAGCTGCTGGACGAGTCCCAGCGGCTGACCGCCGAACTCCAGTCGCGGTCCGAGGAGTTGCAGATCCAGCAGGACGAACTCCAGCGCTCCAACGCCGAACTGGAGGAGAAGGCGTCCCTGCTGGCCACGCAGAACCGTGACATCGAGGCCAAGAACCTGGAGATCGAGCAGGCCCGCCAGGAACTGGAGACCCGCGCCCAGGAGCTGGCGCTGGCCTCCAAGTACAAGTCGGAGTTCCTGGCCAACATGAGCCACGAACTGCGCACCCCGCTCAACAGCCTGCTGATCCTGGCCCAGTTGCTCGCCCAGAACCCCTCCCGCAACCTCACCCAGAAGCAGGTCGAGTACGCGGGCATCATCCACTCGGCCGGCTCGGACCTGCTGCAACTGATCAACGACATCCTCGATCTGTCGAAGGTCGAGGCCGGCAAGATGGACGTCACCCCCGAACGGGTTCCACTGCGCCAGCTGCTGGAGTACGTCGAGGCGACGTTCCGGCCGATGACGACGCAGAAGAGCCTCGACTTCGCGGTGGCCACCGGGCCGGGGACCCCCGCCGACCTGCTCACCGACGACTCCAGGTTGCGGCAGATCCTGCGCAACCTGCTGTCGAACGCGGTGAAGTTCACCGAGCAGGGGGGTGTGGAACTGCGGATCGAACCCGCCGCCGACCGGGAGGTGCCCGTGGGAGTCCTGCGCGGGGGCCCGGTGGTGGCCTTCCGGGTCAAGGACACGGGCATCGGCATCCCCCAGCAGCAACTGGAGACGATTTTCGGCGCGTTCCAGCAGGCCGACGGGACCACCAGCCGCAAGTACGGCGGCACCGGCCTGGGGCTCTCCATCACCCGGGAGATCGCCCACCTCCTCGGCGGGGCCGTCACCGTCGACAGCACACCCGGCCAGGGCAGCACCTTCACGCTGTATCTGCCCGTGGCCCGCGCCGACTTCGAGGACCTGCTCAGCAGCGGCCGACCGCGGGAACACGCGGACGACACGGCCGGCTCGCCGACACCGATCGGCTCCGCGGCGGCGCCCGAGCGCCGCAGGCGCCGGCTGCTCGTGGTGGAGGAGCGGCTGCGCGGTCTGCTCACCCTGGTCGCCGAGCGCGCGGCAGCGGACATCGCGCACAACCCCGACGACCCCCGCGGGACGATCGACATCATCACCGCCGTCGGTGCCCAGGAGGCGGCCGCGGCGCTCGCCGCCGAACCCTGCCACTGCGTCGTGCTGGAGCTCGGCCTGCCGGACGGCGAGGGCGCACAGCTGCTGGAAGCCATGCGGGGCGACTCGGCGCTGAACAGCGTGCCCGTGCTCGTCCACACCAGCCAGCGCGTGGACCTGACCCGGGAGAAGTCCCTGCGGGCCCGGGCGGCAGGCCGGCCGCTGGCCTTCCTGTCCAGCCTGGACGAGCTGCGCGAACAGATCACCCTTCAGCTGTCCGCCGAGGAGCCGGGCGACGTCCTGCCGCTCGTGCGCTCCGACGTACCCCAGCAGCCCCTCGAACCGGTGCTGGACGACACCTTGCTCGGCCGTACGGTCCTCGTGGTGGACGACGACGCGCGCAACCTCTTCGCACTGAGTGGGGTCCTGGAAATGCACGGGTTCCAGGTCCTGCACGCAGACAACGGCCGCAAGGGCATCGAGATGCTGCTCGCCCACCCGGAGATCTCACTGGTCCTGATGGACGTGATGATGCCGGAGCTGGACGGCTACGCCGCCACCGCGGAGATCCGTCAGATGCCCCGGTACGCGGACCTGCCCATCATCGCCGTCACCGCGAAGGCCATGCCG